The DNA segment ATCCATCATGCACCCCGGATCTAATTCCCAACCAGGCCAGCCGAGGTTTCAAGACCccttctcttcccctcaCGAACACAACTACCGCCCTGCCAGACTAGCCAGACCATGCTCAATCCGCGATAGCACTCCCATGGTATTGCCGAGGGTTGCTGATATGGTAGGGATCAACGGCGTCTTGCTGCTTCAGGAATCATCCGCGTATTTGCTCAAAATAATCGCAAGGATCCCCCGCAAAATATAAGGGCATGGGTTTTGGTAAACGTTTATGCGGGAGACGGATATAAAACAATGTTGTCCGCCGGCTTTGTTGTCCTGCTTGGCTTTATTCCCCAGGTTCTCAGCGACACCTCGACTGATATTTGTTTACCGCAAGATAACATGCGTCCTACATTTTTGCTCTTTTCGGGGCTGGGGGCttgtgctgctgctgtcggCAAGGGTGATGACTTTGCGGCTAAATGCGCTGGTTTCAAGAACTCGCTGAAGCTgcccaacaccaaggtcTGGTTCACCGAGCACGTGCCTGCTGGGAAAAACATCACTTTTCCTGACAACGACCCAACATGCACGCCCAAGAGCACTATcactgatgttgagatctgTCGTGTGGCTATGTTTGTCACTACTGGTCCCAAGTCAAACCTCACCCTCGAGGCTTGGCTTCCTTCCAACTGGACTGGTCGATTTTTGAGCACTGGAAATGGTGGAATGGCTGGATGTATTCAATACGATGACGTTGCCTACGGTGCgggctttggctttgcaACTGTTGGAGCCAACAACGGTCATAACGGCACTTCAGCTGTCTCCATGTATAAGAACTCGGGAGTCGTTGAGGACTATGTTTACCGTTCAGTTCACACTGGAACTGTTCTCGGAAAGGAACTTACAAAGAAGTTCTACGGCAAGAAGCATACCAAGTCTTACTATCTTGGATGCTCAACTGGTGGACGACAAGGATGGAAGGAGGCACAGAGCTTCCCTGATGATTTCGATGGTATTGTGGCTGGTGCTCCTGCCATACGTTTCAACGGTCTGCAGTCCCGTTCTGGAAGTTTCTGGGGTATCACTGGACCCCCTGGAGCGGCTACCCATCTCAGCCCTGAGGAATGGGCCATGGTTCAAAAGAACGTCTTGGTCCAGTGCGACAAGCCacttgatggtgttgccgATGGTATTCTCGAGGATCCCAACCTTTGCCAGTACCGTCCTGAGGCTCTTGTCTGCGGCCAAGGCCAGACAAAGAACTGCCTGACTGGTCCCCAGATCGAGACAGTCCGCAAGGTATTCGGTCCTCTGTATGGTAACAACGGCACATACATCTACCCTCGAATTCCCCCTGGAGCCGATCAGGGTTTCGGGTTTGCAATTGGGGAGCAACCGTTCCCCTACTCTACCGAATGGTTCCAGTATGTTATCTGGAACGATACCAAGTGGGATCCCAACACCATTGGACCCAATGATTACCAGAAGGCTTCTGAGGTCAACCCTTTCAACGTCGAGACATGGGAGGGAGACCTTTCCAAGTTCCGCAAGCGTGGATCCAAAATCATTCACTGGCACGGTCTCGAGGATGGCCTGATTAGCTCTGACAACTCAATGGAGTACTACAACCACGTCTCGGCTACTATGGGCCTGAAGAAcactgagcttgatgagttCTACCGATACTTCCGTGTCAGCGGCTGCGGTCACTGTTCAGGCGGAATTGGAGCCAATCGCATTGGAAACAACCGCGCCAACTTGGGTGGCAAGGAGGCCAACAACAatgttcttctcgctcttgTCAAGTGGGTTGAGGAGGGCAAAGCACCCGAGACCATCACTGGTGTTCGCTACGTCAACGGCTCTAGCACTGGaaaggtcgaggttgagcgAAGACACTGCCGCTATCCTTACCGCAATGTCTACCAGAAGGGTGATTACAAAAAGCCCGACAGCTGGAAGTGCGAGCTGCCCAAGTAAACGGAATGTCAGCGAGGTGGTGCAGGTGGCGTCGATCATATAAGATTTATTTCATAGCATACATATAGCAGGATCGTCGTAAATAAGATGAGCTTTTACCTAGCACTTCTCCCTCTATGATTCTATGATCGGGATAATTCGGTACCGAGCAACACCGCCAAGGATAAAgtgatgtcaagaaaagCGACTGGTTACAAATTACCCCAAGGAAACCACTTCCTTGGAAGACTCCAAAACACGGGGGAGGATATGTGCTGTCAACATCAGTCATTTCCCCAGACGCTTGCTGGCCAGTTGCATGTCGGCTAGTCATTCAACACGAAAGGTTAATACTGCCAAGAGACAGAGTTCCCCACGATGTTGGACTATCAAGAGGAAAAGTCGGAGCATCTGAGTCAAAAACAGTGAGAAATTGGATTTCTCCCCTCATTTCCCCAACCTTTCCCTTGCCCCCACAAGATGCTGAATCTTACTCCAACCAATGCGCCCTGGCGCGAAGCTGGGCGAGCCAGGGTTAGGATGCAGGAGAGTGAGGCGCGTTGTTTTCTAGAACACGTAGGATGCTGATCAGTTCCCCTCCCACCATGCAGTAAGTCACATACAGTACCCGTCATGAATCCTCCTCTTATCACGATAAACGGAAATAAACTCGCCGGCACTTCTCAAGTCCACCCGACCAGAATCTTACGATGCGTGACCTGGCGATAGACTCAGCACAATTTGCAATACCGCCGACACTTTGTTTTATCTCTCTCCAATAGCAACACCTCTATTGCGCCGGTGTCGGATACTAGTCATGCTGTAGAAGGCTGGGCGACTCCACTAAATGGCCAATGCATGTGTCAAAACAAGCTATTTTTCGCGTAACGGAAATGCTGAACCTTTTCTTACATTTAATACCGCCGGCAGATTCTCCTACAAGGtttttcttgcctctccGACACCGTACGAGGCGGAAATAAGCTTGTTACTTGGCGTCCGATTTAGCCGTGTGCTAGACCGAATCTTTCACCTTGAGCCAGCAGCACTCGAGAGCCTCACTTCAACGACGGCCGCTCTTCAGCAGAGCATATTTATTTACTGGGCACTTTAGACAATTGATGGAAGACACCGTCAAACCAACCATGTCATTCTTATCTCAGTTCCACCTCCTACTGGAGATCTCTTGTTCATCTCGTTTGACCAACCAATTCTCATTGAGCAAAGATCGCTGACACATAACGTAACACCAACTCCATTTTATTTTTTGAATCCACGGCCCCGTTTCTTTTCGCTCAGCCAAGGGACATTCCAATGACCTGATGGTTTTTGAAGATTTGCTAACTTTTACGTGAGAGACTCACGTTCCCCCATGGGGCTCCGCGagtctttttttcttccGTGCAAGATAACGAGACGAgcgttttttttttttacaaGGTCTCCACGGAAGATAAACATCTGGAGACTTTGGGCTTGGCGGATGTATATAAGATTTCGTATCGCccgatgttgagttgaggttgGTCTTTATCTCGTCAAACTGTCGCTGATCATAACCCGCCATTATACATCTTCTTACCTCGCATTGAGGTTTTATTACTGACTGCTATTATCTTATTCGGGGCTGAGAGCTTTGaatcagcagacagaacttagCTACTATTTTGTTTCATTGAATATGGGCGCTGAAGACAAGACGACAAAGACTCAGCCTGAGATGGCTCAGCCGGAGCATCACCGCCCTGCATCCATTCGCGGCATCGACGGCGATGAAATCAACACTATCAACGATGGCGGCGACATCATGAACTCCAAGGAGCAATCCGACGAGCCTGTtcaaaacatcttcaaccaagGCGGCAA comes from the Fusarium verticillioides 7600 chromosome 11, whole genome shotgun sequence genome and includes:
- a CDS encoding feruloyl esterase, whose translation is MLSAGFVVLLGFIPQVLSDTSTDICLPQDNMRPTFLLFSGLGACAAAVGKGDDFAAKCAGFKNSLKLPNTKVWFTEHVPAGKNITFPDNDPTCTPKSTITDVEICRVAMFVTTGPKSNLTLEAWLPSNWTGRFLSTGNGGMAGCIQYDDVAYGAGFGFATVGANNGHNGTSAVSMYKNSGVVEDYVYRSVHTGTVLGKELTKKFYGKKHTKSYYLGCSTGGRQGWKEAQSFPDDFDGIVAGAPAIRFNGLQSRSGSFWGITGPPGAATHLSPEEWAMVQKNVLVQCDKPLDGVADGILEDPNLCQYRPEALVCGQGQTKNCLTGPQIETVRKVFGPLYGNNGTYIYPRIPPGADQGFGFAIGEQPFPYSTEWFQYVIWNDTKWDPNTIGPNDYQKASEVNPFNVETWEGDLSKFRKRGSKIIHWHGLEDGLISSDNSMEYYNHVSATMGLKNTELDEFYRYFRVSGCGHCSGGIGANRIGNNRANLGGKEANNNVLLALVKWVEEGKAPETITGVRYVNGSSTGKVEVERRHCRYPYRNVYQKGDYKKPDSWKCELPK